The genome window AGGAAGTGCCTGGCCCTGACTTGGTGTTTGATGGGGAGGGTGGAGGACAAGGGACGTGTCCAGTTTGCTCCCAGCAGGGTAGAACTGAGGGTtgctgctggggggggcacggagcagggatgcaggggcagCTCTGCCCAGTGATGCTCCTCAGCACTGTGGACCCTGGGGGCCGTGTCGGGGTGCACAGGCAGCCCCCGTCTCCGCAGGCAGCGCCGCCATCCAGCTGTGTTGGCATAGAAACTGCCAGGGCTCTGCCACCGCCTCCCACGTTACACAATCCAATTACACACCAGTGAAAGGGCTGCTGCCACTTAATGGCGAGGGGTGAGAGGCTTCCAggctgccggggggggggggggaataggGAGGCCTTGCCCCCAAACCAGCTCCTAGACAACGGCCAGAGCAGCGCCGGGGTGGGCTGCAGGGCAAGAGAACAGACCCCAGCGAGGGAATGAGCCACGACTCCGTTGCCTCCTGGACACCAGTGAATAGGAGCCTATTTAAAGGCAGCGCCGCTTGCATAACACTGGCACTAATTTCCTCTCCCCCACAGCCTCATGTGTCCACCCATTGGCAGCGGGAGGGTCTGTGCAGGCAGAGCCCATCGGCatgggcagctctgctgccGCCGGCACAGGCACCGTCTCTGCAGGGGAGCAGGGAACAGGCTCCCTTCCGCAGCCGCTGCCACACAAGTCACGTTAAAGGCCACGGTGGCTGGATCCGGTTGGAACAACCACAGAGGCTCCGGGAGGAGGGACCCATCACCAGCTCCTGTAAATGCACAGGGACTGGAAGCCATTGTCGCCTTCACCCGAGCCGTGTCTGTGAGGGGCAGGACTAACGCGGTGTCTGTCCCATGGCACAAACCTCGCAGTGCCTCTGGCACACTGTTGCCTCAATGACTTCCTCGAGGGAGGACATTCCTGTTAAAGTGCATCTGGCCAAGCACAACACAGCTGGAAGAGCCCCACGCTCAGCTCACGCTGCGGGTGCCGGCTCCCACCCCACTGCCCCAGCCGAGCGGGTACGAGGTAGCGTTCACCAGTaacactgctcagcacaggcagctgcGCTCCCAGCGGCCCTgacaggggctgagctgccacCAAGGGTCTGGTTGGGAGAGACCCAGAGGCCTCCGACTGCCTCCATCAGTAGGAGATATAAACCCAAACTAATGAGGAAGTATCGGGTGGCAAAGCCCCAGCTGGTGGCTCAGCACATCCTGGGCAAGGGGCCCTTGTCCTGTGCCCATAGTGGAGCAGGCACAAAGATGGTCCTGAGCTGTGGCACCCTGCAGACCTGTGTGGATTTTGAATGGTACCAACCCGCAGGGGACTggaactgtatgagctttaagggcccttccaacccaaaccattctgggattctatggtaTAATGGGCTCACCTCAGCTGACCTGTACATGGCACCATGGCTGGGGTTTCACAGGAGCCCTCCTGGGCAAACAGGATGGTTTCTCTATCACACACGGAGCCTGTTTCATATTTCCTGCCACATCTCTCCCAGGAGCAGGGGGTGGGAAgcggggaggagggaggcagcaCCTCCAAAACAGTCACTGTGAAAACACGAGCCTGGAAGAGGAATCGGTGCAACCATCCGAAACAGTTTATTGTTAGAGCACACGCAGAGGTCACCcacccctcctggctcttcctCTCAAGGAGACATACACAATGTGGTTGGTGCAGGGATCAGAGGAGGAAGCTGCTGGTAATCTGCTCCCAACTTTCCTATTAGTTCTGTAAGCGGCCTCTTTGCTGTATTAACAAACACCAGGAGCTGCATTAACCCCTTCAGCACTAACCCCACTGCCTCTGGATTAGCTTCCTCAGGGACGCTGGCTCCTGTCTGTGCCAGGACGCTCGTGAGAAAGCAAACTGGAGCACACAGGGTGggtgtgctccctcctcctcctcctcctcctcagtgGTGGTGATGTGCCAGCCCTGTTTAACAGGGTTTACACAGTGGTAGCAGCAAGAGCTGTGCTCGCAGGAAAGGTCCCTTCAGGACCTCACGGCTGCGGCCAGCATTCCCTCCTATGGGTTACACATGAAACAGGGCACAGGGAAACGCCTCAACGCCAGCCCAGCAACGACTGAAGGAGCCGTGAAGGAAAAACGTTGCACAATGGGACAGACCCGGGGCGCTGCTGGGGACAAGGCTCCCTCTGGTGGGAAAACTGCGCattgcaggagagcaggggcgcagctcccagcagagcaAGAGCCCTGCCTGGATGGCAGCATCCCACGAGTGCAGGACTgggcccagcccagccctggcgGGTGTCCAGAGCACTCAGCTCAGGCCCAAGGCTCAGTTTAAACCCACTCTGCCCATCCCAGAGAAAGGTGTTGGCTAAAGCTCTCCCGGTCAGTAAACACGGGCCAAAGCTTTGCTGTGACACATTGAGAGTGGGGTGGGACTGAAAGTGCTGCAGCTCCAAGGTGCAAACCGCCCCGAAGCCACACGCACGTGGGAGGAGGATGCCCTGCTGGTCTTTGGAACATAACAGAGATGACACAGAAAGGACGACTCaagaacagagctgctgctggcccatCACCACACAGCCTCTGGGAATACTTATTATTGTCTAGCACCAGATCACATAACCCCAAAGGCAGCCACAAGAAGTCTCCAAGGATCCGATGGTCcttctgctgtcacagaaaCAGGGACTAAGGGTTGTGACTTTGAGAACATAATAAATAAAGATGCACAGTGTCCTGAAGAGCAGCTGCAGGCTGGCAAGTACAGTTTGTGTCCAAGAACAGCCACATATGCCCACCACCTGCCTGGCCAGGCAGCATTCCAAACCCCTCATCTGTGCCAACCCCACACCTGCCATACCACGGGAAGCACCGGCCCATCCACAACACAGATGGAACTGCTCTGCCCTCTGCTCACTGAGCAGTCTTTGGAGGGTTGATCTAAGAACCTTCATGTCTGGTACAGAACAAGCCTCACGTTCATCCCAGCCTGACCTTTCCTGTCTCCGAGCCTGCAAGGAAAAATCAGACATGAGCTGGCAACTGGAAACGGAATCGATCCCAGCCCAGCAGAACGCTGCAAAGGTGAACGCTGGTACTGGTGCAGAGCCAACCAGCAATGGCTCCTGGCTCACAAGGCAGGCACAAGACTTCTTGCTGGGATTGAAGAGGCTCATCAGGTTCCTGTCACCCCAAGGTGTCACTCAGCACGATGAGTGCAAGCAGATGGAGCAGGATCCCAGTGGAAATGGTTACCAAGCACCCCTATCTCatgcccagcacagggcagctcATCACCTGTACTGAGATCTGGCTTTTCTTGTGTTAGCATCACTGGTGAGCCATCCTTTGACCTTTGCTCAAGTGAAAACACCTCACTCATGAGCTGGTTTTACACAGAACTGGTTCCAACCCGTAGCATGAAGTCACTGCCTCTGTCCAGGCTGCCCGTGCCCCTCCAGAGCCTCATACACCCCAGCCAGTCGGATCTGCACAAGCACAAGAGACACCAGCAGCTCTTCCACAAACAGAAtcagaagaaggaaagcaaaggacTGAGGGCAGAGAAGATCCCAGCGTGGTCTGGAGGGCTCCGAGGGCAGTGGTTTGTCCTTGCCCAGCCATTTCAAACACTCCATTGCTCCAAGGGTGGCATCTCCTGGGGATCCAGTCACAGCAAAGGCAGGTTCTTCACTGAAATCAGACCTCGAGAAAGCATTTGGCTTCCCaagctgaggagctgctgtttAATCCCATGACAGCGCAGCTGAGTGACTTCAGGGTTTGAGTTACAAAAACAAAGCACTAGAAAATAATCTTGATACAAGAGCAATGATGAGCTGAGGTTCCCCTCCCTGTGCAGGGAATCCTGCTCCACAtctgcccagcacagctgggTGTTGCCAAGGCATTGCTTGATCCCAGCACACACTGGGATGGCAAACTGTCCTGGGTGAAAGGTATGTGGGGGAATCCCCAGCAGTGGGAGTTAAGATGCTGCCACCAGCTCTGGCTTTGGCCTGTTCTTGACGGGTGATGCTTCTGTGGAAGAAGAAGAACTTTGTTACAGAAACAGGGAATGCAAATGATCTCCAGGCATCTCCGGGGGAGGAACCAGGACTTGGGAACAGATGTAACAAAAAGGAACTCCTGAAGAGGAATGAGCAGATGCCAAGTGAGCAGAGaccagagccttgggtgctcTTAACATAATGGGCTGGCTGGGTTTGTCAGAGCCATGTGGGGGAACAGCCCAGATGAACAGGGCTTCCAACCAGAGAGTTTATGTTCCATCACAGTCGCTGAGACAATACTTACACCAGGAGAGGGTCTCAGACTACTGCACAGAACTGAGAAGTAAGAGAAGCCAAAGCTGCAGAGCACATAAAGCATACCTGGGATCTTCTCTGGAAGTGGCTCAGAAGGAACTTCTGGAAGCTCCAGCTGTTCCTGCAAGAAAATGGAAGACAACACGATACATATCTGGTGGTGGCACTAACCCCTGGAGTGATTAGCTTGAATTATTGACACAATAATTGGGCATAAACAGGAACAATGGAGATCTCTGGTGGAATAAGATAAACTACTGAGAATGGGAAAACAGCCTTTCTCCCCTACTACAACCAGGTTCCTGAAAATGTGGATTTACAGTGAATATATCAGTCTTACCTGAGTAATAGCATTTAATTCTTCTAGAATGGCATCTTCATCCTCCTCTGTCAGGCTGCCAGCCAGTATCTCATCTATTTGCTATGAAAGAGAGGATGAGAAAGACTCcagtaaacaaaagaaaagcagaagcagctctcTGGCTTGTAGCACAGAATCAGGGTGAAGGGGTACCCAGGAAAACTAACAGCTACACCATCTGCAGGCACCTGGGGTTTTATGTCTGATCTGACTGCCTCTAGATAAGGCTGGGAACACCTTGCTCCTCAGAGAAGCTCTGCATGCCAGGGAGCCTGCTCACAGCTATTCATGCACACAGTACGTACCCTCTGGTACTCCACAGCATCCTGGGTTTCACCTATTATTCTTTCTACTTCTTCTATTGACATAACCTGAAGAAAAGAACCACAATCCAGATGTGAGTGAGGTGTGCAGGGTAACGGCTACAAACAGGCAGGACTCTGCCAAGCCCAAAGCCTGCTCAGCCAGCCTGCTCACACCAACCTGGTGCATCTTGTGCAGACATTCATTTCCTATTTTCAGGCCCTCGATGACCTTCATTTCAATCTGGGTGAATTCAATATCCTGGacctgaaacagaaaggagaaggggaaatgtCAGGGGCTGCCATGTTCCCACTGCTGCCCAGATACAGACTGCCAGGAACCCAGAGAAACTGCAAGGAGAAAGCAGTCAAGAGCCCTTTCCCTGTCAGTAGtcaggaacacacacacaaagcctcagcacaggcagctgcaaGAGCACATCCAACACCTCTGAGTGATTTGTAGCTGACAGCCCAAGCTGAGGCCACAGCTTCCACAGCCACCCAGAACAAATACCCCCATTTCTGCAGCCCTGGCACTGGGGAAgtttctccagcagctccccacACCCTGAGTAAAGCTTTAGTAATCTACCAAACATGCATTTAACACATGCCCTGCCCTAGAGATTCAAAGCACGCTCACTGCTCCGTGCTTTAGGGAAGAGTCACTGCGCACGTATGATTCCAAGGAACTTCAGGGATATCTGCCCTTTGGCAGAGGACCAGAGCTCCAATAGGGCTCGAGAGTCAAAATGTGATCGAATGTATGCAGAAGGAACACCCACTCCAGGACAGGAGCTCCCAGAGCCAACTGCTCCCGGCCCCGGCTCCTCACTCACCATCTGCTCCAAGTTGCtgatttggttttctgttctATCTAGAAGCT of Melopsittacus undulatus isolate bMelUnd1 chromosome 11, bMelUnd1.mat.Z, whole genome shotgun sequence contains these proteins:
- the CHMP6 gene encoding charged multivesicular body protein 6; its protein translation is MGNLFGRKRRSRVTEQDKAVLQLKQQRDKLRQYQKRLNLNLERERALARQLLKDGKKEKAMLLLKKKRYQEQLLDRTENQISNLEQMVQDIEFTQIEMKVIEGLKIGNECLHKMHQVMSIEEVERIIGETQDAVEYQRQIDEILAGSLTEEDEDAILEELNAITQEQLELPEVPSEPLPEKIPEASPVKNRPKPELVAAS